From one Triticum urartu cultivar G1812 chromosome 3, Tu2.1, whole genome shotgun sequence genomic stretch:
- the LOC125548552 gene encoding L10-interacting MYB domain-containing protein-like translates to MSKANWSPEMTTIFCNLAAKEKEKGNRPTKFLNPTGYKNVEVGFFQQTGKLYSRLQFKNKWGSLRTLYRDWLILKNTSTGLGWNDETNTVIADDEWWKKAGEENKDILQFRKCGPENLNQMSIMYEKINVTGETSMMPGGEHEVLDLEEDETEEEEVQTTQAKKAKKGPLKIDGSSSKKNPVQRDFKRMVDHLISEDVAMNSHKNSVAAEIEKIMEEVVACGANEASDEYFIATKLFVKFENRCFFNNMKTSDGKKNWLRRMYEERNRH, encoded by the exons ATGTCAAAAGCTAATTGGAGTCCAGAAATGACCACCATTTTTTGCAATCTCGCTGCtaaggagaaggaaaaggggaaTAGGCCTACCAAATTTTTGAACCCTACTGGATACAAGAATGTAGAAGTTGGCTTCTTTCAGCAGACCGGAAAACTTTACAGTAGGCTGCAGTTCAAAAATAAATGGGGCAGTTTGAGGACCTTGTATAGGGATTGGCTGATCCTAAAGAATACATCTACTGGACTTGGTTGGAatgatgaaacgaacaccgtgaTTGCTGATGACGAATGGTGGAAGAAGGCCGGTGAA GAAAACAAGGACATCTTGCAGTTTCGTAAATGTGGTCCTGAAAATCTGAACCAAATGAGCATCATGTATGAGAAAATCAATGTTACAGGCGAAACTTCTATGATGCCAGGTGGTGAGCATGAAGTGCTTGATCTTGAAGAAGATGAAACTGAGGAGGAAGAAGTGCAGACTACCCAAGCCAAGAAGGCAAAGAAAGGGCCATTGAAGATAGATGGAAGTTCTAGCAAAAAGAATCCTGTTCAAAGGGACTTCAAGCGCATGGTTGACCACTTGATTAGTGAAGATGTCGCGATGAACTCACATAAGAATAGTGTTGCTGCTGAAATTGAAAAGATAATGGAAGAAGTTGTGGCATGTGGAGCCAATGAAGCAAGTGATGAGTACTTCATAGCAACCAAGTTGTTTGTGAAGTTTGAAAATCGTTGTTTCTTTAACAATATGAAGACTAGCGACGGGAAGAAGAATTGGCTTAGGAGGATGTATGAAGAGCGAAATAGGCATTAG